The following is a genomic window from Candidatus Polarisedimenticolaceae bacterium.
CCGGTGTCGCGATCGAGGCGCGGCTGGGGCCGGTCCACTTCGGAGCGCACGACGATCGGCCGTTCGGGGGACGACGGCAGTCCGCGATCGGCGACGTCCCCGCGGAACGAGGCGAACGCCGCGACCGCCTGCTCGGGCGTCGCGTCGCGCTCCAGCTCGACCGACACCGCCTCGAGGTGCCCGTCGATCGTCGCCACGCGGTGGCAATGCGCGGAGACGAGAATCGGCGCCCCGAGCATCTTCCCGATCTCGGATTCGAGCTTCTCCTCCTCCCCGCCGATGTAGGGCACGACGTTGTCGACGACGTCGAGCCCGCGCGGACCGTCAAGGCCGGCCCCGGAGAGCGCCTGCATCGTCGAGACGATCACGCGCTTCACGCCGAACTCCCGATGGAGCGGCGCCAGCGCCAGCACGAGCCCCGTCGCCGAGCAGTTGGGGTTGGTCGCGAGGAAGCCGGGCCAGCCGGTTCGCCTGCGCTGGGCATCGACGAGCGACGCGTGCGCGGCGTTGACCTCGGGGACGAGCAACGGGACGTCGGGGGTCATGCGAAACGCCGACGCGTTGCTCAGGACCGCGATCCCGTGGGCGGCGAGAGCCGGCTCGACCTCCTTCGCCGTCGCGGCGTCGAGCCCGGAGAGGACGACGTCGCACCCGTCGAGGTCGCCGGGGACGCATCTCCCGACGCGAAGCCCGGCGACCGCGGAGGGCATGGGCGTCGGCAGACGCCAGGTCGTCGCTTCGGCGTAGGTCTTGCCGGCGGACCGCTCGCTCGCCGCAACCGCGACGAGGTCGAACCAGGGATGCCCTTCCAGGCGCTGGACGAGGCGCTGGCCCACGAGCCCCGTCGCCCCCACGATGCCGACTCGGTAACGTTCCATGCGGGCATTATCGCCGCACCCGCAAGCTCGGCGTACACTTCCGGCTCGGTTCCGGAGGCCCCCATGACGGACGACTTCTTCTGCTTGCGATTCGCGGTCTGGTACCCCTCGTTCGACTGCGCGTTCCGGACGAAGTTCCAGACCTGTCCGAGCTGCTCCAACTGCGATCAGGGGCGCTTCAACCTGAAGCGCCACGCGGCGGTGCTCCCGCGTGAAAGGGGCTGGTGAAGGTTCGCGGCATCGTCTTCGACCTCGACGGCACGCTCGTCGATTCGTTCGAGGCGATCGCCCGCTCGGTCAACGCCGCGCGAGCCGGCCTGAGCCTTCCCCCCCTCCCGAAGGCGGAGATCACGAAACACGTCGGTCGCGGACTGCACCTTCTCCTCGGCGACCTCGTCGGCCCCGATCTCGCCGATCGCGCCGTCGTCCTCTATCGCGAGGACCACGCGCGCACCTACCTCGGTCACACGAAACCCCTTCCCGGCGCCCTCGAGACGGTGCGGCGTCTCCACGAAGCCGGCATCCGGATGTCGGTCGCGAGCAACAAGCTCTCGACCTTCAGCCGCGGCATCCTCGACCACCTCGGGTTCGGGCCGTACCTCACCACCGTCGAAGGCCCCGACACGGCGGGAGCGACGAAGCCGGATCCCGCGATGATCGGGCGCTGCCTGTCCGCGATGGGCGTCGAGGCGCCGGAGGCGATCTACGTCGGCGACATGCCGCTCGACGTCGAGAGCGCGCGGCGGGCCGGGGTGGCGGTCGTGCTGGTGGCGACGGGAGCGGTGGCGGCGGAAGTGCTCGAGGCGACCGGGGCCGAAGTGGCCGCGGACCTCGGCACGTTCGCCCGACGGGTGACACGCTAGGTCCGCCCTACCGCTCCTCCCGCCTCAGCTGCTCCATCTCGATCTCGATGCGGCGCAGCTCGTCCTGGAGCCGCGCACGCTCCGCGTTGAGGCGCTCGATCTCTTCCTGTCGCACCCCTTGCGGGAGCTCGTGCCCGGTGGGGACCTCGATCCTGAGCGGCTTGCGGTCGCGGACGACGTCGAGGACGACCTTGGGCACCCGCGTCTGGAGGAAGACGCGCACCGCATCGAGCGGGATCCGGACGGTCCGTCCGGAAGCGCGGACGACGACGTCGCCGACCTTGACCCCCGCCGTCGCGGCTTCCCCCTCGAGCTCGACGGCCGTCACGAGGACGCCGGCATCCTCAGGGGCGCCGTAGAACGCGCGAAGCTCCTTCGGGATCGACTCCGTCTCCATCCCCGCGACCGCGAGGCCGCGCGGGACGGCGTCGCCGGCGTACCAGCGTGCGAACGGGAAGGGCTCGGTGCGACGGGCCTGGATTCGAAGCGGCCGCTTCTCCGTGCGCCCCTGGCGGATGACGGTCGCCTGGATCGTGCTGCCGGGTTTCAATGCGCGGATCGCCTCCTCGAGGGCGCGACGGTTGGGGGTGTCCACGCTCCCGAGGGCGACGAGGAGGTCGCCGTCCTTGAGGCCGCCCGCGGCGGCCGGGCCCCCCGGGACGACCGCGACGACCTGCACTCCGCCGTCCACCGCGTCCCCGAAGAGCAGCCCCAGCCACACGTCCGCCGGGCTCGGGGGCGCCGGGGCTGCCTGGGCGGAAGGGGGGCTCGGGGGGGAGACGGGGGCGACTTCCGCCGGGGGAGCGGGTGCGGCCGCGACGGCCAACGCGAGCGATGCGACGAGGATCATGCGTCTCATGGTACGCGCGAGCGGGGGGTTCGGACGATTCGTGCGGGGCTCAGGCCTCGGGGCCGATCAGGTTCCATTGCCAGGCGCGAAGGTCGGGGGTGGCGGCGGGGTCCTCCCCCGCGTCGATCCGGCGCTGGATCGCCTCCAGAAGCGCGCGGCCTCCGATCACCCCCGGCTCGAGCCCCAATTCGAGCGCCACGGCGTCCCTTTTCGACTTCAGGACGGCCACGCGCCGCTCGAACTCGGGGTCGGGGCGAATCCGGCGGTCCTCGAAGGGGGGTGGGAGTTCGTCCTCCGGGACGGCGACCCCCCGGGCGACGGCATCCAGGAGCGCGGGTGCTCCCGACGACCGGACGAACCCGGGGAAGATCCCCTCGACCTTCTCGAGCTCCGAACGGTTCGCCGGCCGCTTGCGGGCGACCGCGACGAGGGCCTCGTCGCGGAGGACCTTGAACGGGGGACGGTCCTTGGCGCGCGCGGTCGCGTCGCGCCAGCGCCAGAGCTCCCGCAGCACCGCCAGCGCGCGGCGGTCGAGGGAGGTCGCTCCCTTGGTTCTCCTCCACGCGTCGGGGGACGGCTCCTCGCCGTTCTTCCAGCGCACAACCTCGATCCGCTCGAACTCCTCCTTCGCCCAGTCGAGGCGGCCGAGCGCCTCGAGGCGGGCCTCGAGGATCGCGGCGAGCGCGTGGAGGTGACGCGTATCGGCGACGGCGTAGTCGGCCATCGCGACGGGGAGCGGGCGGATCGACCAGTCGGCGCGCTGGTGGGCCTTGTCGAGACGGACGTTCAGATGGGCCTCGAGCAGGGGCGCGAGGCCGAAGGCGGTCTCCCCGGTCAGGCGGGCGGCGATCATCGTGTCGAAGATCCCGCGGGGCGCGAAGCGGAAGTCGCGGTGGAGGATGCGGACGTCGTAGTCGGCGCCGTGGAGGATCTTGCGGATCGAC
Proteins encoded in this region:
- the asd gene encoding aspartate-semialdehyde dehydrogenase; the protein is MERYRVGIVGATGLVGQRLVQRLEGHPWFDLVAVAASERSAGKTYAEATTWRLPTPMPSAVAGLRVGRCVPGDLDGCDVVLSGLDAATAKEVEPALAAHGIAVLSNASAFRMTPDVPLLVPEVNAAHASLVDAQRRRTGWPGFLATNPNCSATGLVLALAPLHREFGVKRVIVSTMQALSGAGLDGPRGLDVVDNVVPYIGGEEEKLESEIGKMLGAPILVSAHCHRVATIDGHLEAVSVELERDATPEQAVAAFASFRGDVADRGLPSSPERPIVVRSEVDRPQPRLDRDTGGGMSAVVGRVRRCPVFSLRFEVLSHNTVRGAAGATLMNAELFASLGKVPRRSGR
- a CDS encoding HAD family hydrolase — its product is MKVRGIVFDLDGTLVDSFEAIARSVNAARAGLSLPPLPKAEITKHVGRGLHLLLGDLVGPDLADRAVVLYREDHARTYLGHTKPLPGALETVRRLHEAGIRMSVASNKLSTFSRGILDHLGFGPYLTTVEGPDTAGATKPDPAMIGRCLSAMGVEAPEAIYVGDMPLDVESARRAGVAVVLVATGAVAAEVLEATGAEVAADLGTFARRVTR
- a CDS encoding PDZ domain-containing protein, which gives rise to MILVASLALAVAAAPAPPAEVAPVSPPSPPSAQAAPAPPSPADVWLGLLFGDAVDGGVQVVAVVPGGPAAAGGLKDGDLLVALGSVDTPNRRALEEAIRALKPGSTIQATVIRQGRTEKRPLRIQARRTEPFPFARWYAGDAVPRGLAVAGMETESIPKELRAFYGAPEDAGVLVTAVELEGEAATAGVKVGDVVVRASGRTVRIPLDAVRVFLQTRVPKVVLDVVRDRKPLRIEVPTGHELPQGVRQEEIERLNAERARLQDELRRIEIEMEQLRREER
- a CDS encoding ribonuclease D, with amino-acid sequence MDAGIRWIDTQEGLESLVSEIAGSSFALDTEADSFHHYHEKVCLVQITAGCGDVLVDPLAGIDLEPLRRPLEDASIRKILHGADYDVRILHRDFRFAPRGIFDTMIAARLTGETAFGLAPLLEAHLNVRLDKAHQRADWSIRPLPVAMADYAVADTRHLHALAAILEARLEALGRLDWAKEEFERIEVVRWKNGEEPSPDAWRRTKGATSLDRRALAVLRELWRWRDATARAKDRPPFKVLRDEALVAVARKRPANRSELEKVEGIFPGFVRSSGAPALLDAVARGVAVPEDELPPPFEDRRIRPDPEFERRVAVLKSKRDAVALELGLEPGVIGGRALLEAIQRRIDAGEDPAATPDLRAWQWNLIGPEA